Proteins from a single region of Phycisphaeraceae bacterium D3-23:
- a CDS encoding ABC transporter ATP-binding protein translates to MIQISDMRVDYDGFTAVRGLSLEIEAGQVFGLIGPNGAGKTSTIRVLATLQEPTYGEVHVGGFDVAEQPDQVHGILGFMPDLAPVYDDLKVWEFLDLFASAYFIDRRERKKRIDEVLDMVELGGKRDVKGGTLSRGMTQRCVLAKTLLHRPRVLLLDEPASGVDPIARIEFRKILRRLAAEGRTVLVSSHILTELADMCDSIGVMQQGEMIESGRIDDIVARMQPKRVVEIDCPGAADTAVGLLAGRPGVVAITHEGKKLSIEFEGDEVELAGLLRYLVASGVAVTRFVEHKMNVEDIMMELGAKEVS, encoded by the coding sequence ATGATTCAAATCTCCGATATGCGCGTGGACTACGACGGCTTCACCGCCGTGCGTGGCCTGTCGCTTGAGATCGAGGCCGGACAGGTCTTCGGGCTCATCGGGCCCAACGGCGCGGGCAAAACCAGCACCATCCGCGTCCTCGCGACGCTCCAGGAACCCACCTACGGCGAGGTCCATGTCGGCGGGTTCGATGTCGCCGAGCAGCCCGACCAGGTCCACGGCATCCTCGGCTTCATGCCCGACCTCGCGCCCGTCTACGACGACCTCAAAGTCTGGGAGTTCCTCGACCTCTTCGCCTCGGCCTACTTTATCGACCGACGCGAACGCAAAAAACGCATCGACGAAGTCCTCGACATGGTCGAGCTCGGCGGGAAACGCGACGTCAAGGGCGGCACCCTGTCGCGCGGGATGACACAGCGCTGCGTCCTGGCCAAAACGCTGCTGCATCGGCCCCGGGTCCTGCTGCTCGACGAGCCCGCGAGCGGCGTCGACCCGATCGCGCGCATCGAGTTTCGCAAGATCCTCCGCCGACTCGCGGCCGAGGGGCGCACGGTGCTCGTCTCGTCGCATATCCTCACCGAGCTGGCGGACATGTGCGACTCGATCGGCGTGATGCAGCAGGGCGAGATGATCGAGTCGGGCCGGATCGACGACATTGTCGCGCGGATGCAGCCCAAGCGGGTCGTCGAGATCGACTGCCCCGGCGCGGCCGACACGGCGGTGGGGCTGCTCGCCGGTCGGCCCGGCGTCGTCGCGATCACCCACGAGGGCAAGAAGCTCTCCATCGAGTTCGAGGGCGACGAGGTCGAGCTCGCCGGGCTCCTGCGCTACCTCGTCGCCAGCGGCGTCGCGGTGACGCGCTTCGTCGAGCACAAGATGAACGTCGAGGACATCATGATGGAGCTCGGCGCCAAGGAGGTCTCGTGA
- a CDS encoding aspartate kinase: MQTIVSKFGGTSLADAKQIRKVQAIIEADPGRRFIVPSAPGKRHADDTKVTDLLYLCHELASRGLTFEEAFGPVCQRFRQIVEALGLSLDLDPLLDEARERIAYNGKHGLNADYAASRGEAINGRILAALLDCDFIEPVDLIHFGADGRLDEPRTYAAVDARLGNVGRAVVPGFYGMGPDGNVKTFSRGGSDVTGAIIARGVGADVYENWTDVHGLLITDPRIVADAYTIEVVTYRELRELSYSGASVLHEDAVFPVRDAGIPVNIRNTNDPEHPGTMIVGSDHPKAKISYEITGIAGRKDFTIIQVEKSMMNSEIGFGKRVLEVLADYKISFEHMPSGIDTLSVVVDDEELEGKLDEVVAAIKAAVKPDKLEVDNNLALIATVGRGMAHLPGMSAKLFGALGDAGVNIRMIDQGSSELNIIVGVNMEQFERAVIAIYQAFVSETTAPRVID, from the coding sequence TCCGCAAGGTGCAGGCCATCATCGAGGCCGACCCGGGCCGTCGATTCATCGTTCCCTCTGCCCCGGGTAAGCGGCACGCGGACGACACGAAGGTCACGGACCTGCTGTACCTCTGCCATGAGCTAGCTAGCCGGGGCCTGACGTTCGAGGAGGCGTTTGGCCCGGTATGTCAGCGGTTCCGGCAGATTGTAGAGGCCCTGGGCTTATCGCTGGACCTCGACCCGCTGCTCGATGAGGCACGCGAGCGGATCGCCTACAACGGCAAGCACGGGCTCAACGCCGACTACGCCGCCAGCCGGGGTGAAGCGATCAACGGCCGGATCCTCGCGGCGCTGCTGGATTGCGACTTCATCGAGCCGGTGGACCTGATCCACTTCGGCGCAGACGGTCGGCTCGACGAGCCGCGCACCTACGCGGCGGTGGACGCACGCCTGGGCAACGTCGGCCGCGCTGTCGTGCCGGGGTTCTACGGGATGGGCCCCGACGGCAACGTCAAGACGTTCAGTCGGGGCGGCTCGGACGTGACGGGCGCGATTATTGCACGCGGCGTCGGGGCGGATGTCTACGAGAACTGGACCGATGTGCATGGCCTGTTGATCACCGACCCACGCATCGTGGCGGATGCGTACACCATTGAGGTCGTCACCTACCGCGAGCTCCGCGAGCTGTCGTATTCCGGTGCGAGTGTGCTGCACGAAGACGCGGTCTTCCCCGTCCGCGACGCGGGCATCCCCGTCAATATCCGCAACACCAACGACCCCGAACACCCCGGGACGATGATCGTCGGCAGCGACCACCCCAAAGCCAAGATCAGCTACGAGATCACCGGCATCGCCGGCCGAAAAGACTTCACGATCATCCAGGTTGAGAAGTCGATGATGAACAGCGAGATCGGCTTTGGCAAGCGCGTGCTGGAGGTACTCGCCGACTACAAGATCAGCTTCGAGCACATGCCCTCGGGGATCGACACGCTAAGCGTCGTGGTCGACGACGAAGAACTTGAGGGTAAACTCGACGAGGTCGTCGCCGCGATCAAGGCTGCGGTGAAGCCCGACAAGCTCGAGGTCGACAACAACCTTGCGTTGATCGCGACGGTCGGCCGTGGCATGGCGCACCTGCCGGGCATGTCGGCGAAGCTGTTTGGCGCGCTGGGGGATGCGGGGGTCAACATCCGCATGATCGACCAGGGCTCGAGCGAGCTGAACATCATCGTCGGCGTGAACATGGAGCAGTTCGAGCGGGCGGTGATTGCGATCTACCAGGCCTTTGTGTCCGAGACCACTGCGCCGCGGGTGATCGACTAG
- a CDS encoding thioesterase family protein, which yields MPQADPRPTRTIVPIRVRYCECDPMRVAHHASYPVWMEIARTELMREQGACYRDCESAGVFFVVARMNLRYRKPAKYDDTIEVVVICLPCAGVKVEHRYEIKRGDELLATAETTLVCVDATGKAVPVPSGLLP from the coding sequence ATGCCTCAAGCCGATCCACGACCGACGCGTACCATCGTGCCGATCCGAGTGCGCTACTGCGAGTGTGACCCGATGCGGGTCGCGCATCATGCGTCATACCCGGTGTGGATGGAGATCGCGCGGACAGAACTGATGCGTGAGCAGGGGGCCTGCTACCGCGACTGCGAGTCGGCAGGCGTTTTCTTCGTCGTCGCACGCATGAATCTGAGGTACCGCAAGCCGGCGAAGTACGACGACACGATCGAGGTCGTGGTGATATGCCTGCCGTGCGCCGGGGTGAAGGTCGAGCACCGGTACGAGATCAAGCGCGGCGACGAACTGCTCGCGACGGCGGAGACGACCCTGGTCTGTGTTGATGCGACGGGCAAGGCGGTGCCGGTGCCTTCGGGGCTGCTGCCGTGA
- a CDS encoding cysteine peptidase family C39 domain-containing protein: MSASLGWFIGTAVMLPLMWWAGVRVGRVTDPTRRGVYIAGVMGLLFLWCWLIRNPSVAVEVLPLSMLARIEGIGAAPLFIFVVGVAWALGHLKRQRAIVAVALVMGAGYFVQGGWWMLQQTPAGAFAMESHGPSMDVLQSQDYSCVPAACATSLRLLGVETDEGEMARLTETRPGSGATLIRAMHGLEKRLAHEGLQPQLIEPSYDQLMALPTPVLTPLQYEAAQLHMVSILNVIPEGVYVADPAVGIEFIPRARFEEIYRKQAIAFEYTEQTPPAAVVQARTSWLRTSAHPTGW, translated from the coding sequence ATGTCAGCTTCATTGGGTTGGTTCATCGGGACGGCGGTCATGCTGCCGTTGATGTGGTGGGCGGGGGTCCGCGTCGGCCGGGTCACGGACCCGACTCGGCGCGGCGTGTACATTGCGGGGGTCATGGGCTTGCTGTTCCTGTGGTGCTGGCTGATCCGAAACCCTTCGGTCGCGGTGGAGGTCTTGCCGCTGTCGATGCTTGCGCGGATCGAGGGCATCGGTGCCGCGCCGCTGTTTATCTTCGTCGTCGGCGTCGCGTGGGCGCTGGGCCACCTCAAACGCCAACGCGCGATCGTCGCTGTTGCGCTCGTGATGGGCGCGGGCTACTTCGTGCAGGGCGGCTGGTGGATGCTGCAGCAGACCCCCGCCGGCGCGTTCGCCATGGAGAGCCACGGCCCGTCGATGGATGTCCTCCAGAGCCAGGACTACTCCTGCGTCCCCGCCGCGTGCGCGACGTCGCTCCGGCTGCTCGGCGTCGAGACCGACGAGGGCGAGATGGCCCGACTCACCGAGACCCGCCCCGGCAGCGGCGCCACGCTCATCCGCGCGATGCACGGCCTCGAAAAACGTCTCGCCCACGAAGGCCTCCAGCCACAGCTCATCGAGCCCAGCTACGACCAACTCATGGCCCTGCCCACACCCGTACTCACGCCGCTGCAGTACGAGGCCGCCCAACTCCACATGGTGTCGATCTTGAACGTCATCCCCGAGGGCGTCTATGTCGCCGACCCGGCCGTGGGCATTGAGTTCATCCCCCGCGCCCGCTTCGAGGAGATCTACCGCAAACAGGCCATCGCCTTCGAGTACACCGAACAGACACCCCCCGCAGCAGTCGTGCAGGCACGCACCTCATGGCTTCGTACCTCGGCCCACCCGACCGGCTGGTAG
- the ubiA gene encoding putative 4-hydroxybenzoate polyprenyltransferase encodes MTSLDARPNPLGVVGHIARDIKLSHTVFAMPFALLGAFLAARWAGRLPGWGEFVLVVVCMVMARTFAMTINRWADAALDAANPRTAGRAVPAGRVSRGAMLGASLLCGLGFVLSAGGFWLFYKNAWPLLLSPAVLLVLGTYSYTKRFTWLCHLFLGCTLALSPVAAAIAIEPGFPAASPAVWLLSAMVLCWVAGFDVIYALQDTEHDRSAGLFSMPSRLGPQRALWVSRVLHFGASALLLTCWWACPLVGAFFLAAVVVTIALLVVEHTLVWGSKTNRLNMAFFTVNGVISLLLGAAGILDVVRATR; translated from the coding sequence TTGACTTCACTTGACGCGAGGCCGAACCCGCTGGGTGTGGTCGGGCATATCGCCCGTGACATCAAGCTGTCGCACACGGTGTTTGCGATGCCTTTCGCGTTGCTGGGCGCTTTCTTGGCGGCGCGCTGGGCAGGGCGGCTGCCCGGCTGGGGCGAGTTCGTGCTTGTCGTCGTCTGCATGGTGATGGCGCGGACGTTCGCGATGACGATCAATCGCTGGGCCGACGCCGCGCTGGATGCGGCGAACCCTCGGACGGCGGGCCGGGCGGTGCCGGCGGGCCGGGTGTCGCGGGGCGCGATGCTTGGCGCATCGTTACTGTGCGGGTTGGGCTTTGTGTTGTCGGCGGGCGGGTTCTGGCTGTTCTATAAGAATGCCTGGCCCCTCCTACTTTCCCCGGCTGTACTTTTGGTGCTGGGCACCTACAGCTATACAAAACGGTTCACGTGGCTGTGCCACCTGTTTTTGGGCTGCACGCTGGCGCTGAGCCCGGTCGCCGCTGCGATCGCGATCGAGCCGGGCTTCCCTGCGGCCTCGCCGGCCGTCTGGTTGTTGTCGGCGATGGTGCTCTGCTGGGTTGCGGGGTTCGATGTGATCTACGCGCTGCAGGACACGGAGCATGACCGCTCGGCGGGGCTGTTCTCGATGCCGTCGCGCCTCGGGCCCCAACGTGCCCTCTGGGTGAGCCGGGTGCTGCACTTCGGCGCGTCGGCGCTGCTGCTGACCTGTTGGTGGGCGTGCCCGCTGGTGGGCGCGTTTTTCCTCGCGGCGGTTGTGGTCACCATTGCGCTGCTCGTTGTCGAACACACACTGGTTTGGGGCAGCAAGACCAACCGCCTCAACATGGCGTTCTTCACCGTCAACGGCGTGATCAGTCTGCTGCTGGGCGCGGCGGGGATTCTGGATGTGGTGCGGGCCACGCGGTAG
- a CDS encoding UbiX family flavin prenyltransferase — MDLVSSQPKRLVIAITGASGACYARRLIQLVVAQGIETHLVISPMGQRLLHDELGLEGMGGSHGNLAALAGLPGGSATPDNLTLHAFRDVGASIASGSFRHDGMVVVPCSSNTMGCIATGMAQNLVHRAAHVTLKERRKLVLVHREMPLSLVDIRNMQQVTEAGAVVCPAQPGFYMMPKTIDDLVDFVVARVLDLVGVEHDLDVRWGEAAATERAD, encoded by the coding sequence GTGGACCTCGTTTCCTCACAACCCAAGCGGCTGGTCATCGCCATCACCGGTGCGAGCGGCGCATGCTATGCGCGTCGGCTGATCCAGCTTGTCGTTGCGCAGGGCATCGAGACTCACCTCGTGATCTCGCCCATGGGCCAGCGGCTCTTGCATGACGAGCTCGGCCTCGAAGGCATGGGCGGCTCTCATGGCAACCTCGCCGCGCTCGCGGGCCTGCCCGGGGGCTCAGCCACGCCCGACAATCTCACGCTCCACGCCTTCCGCGATGTCGGCGCATCCATCGCGTCGGGCTCGTTCCGCCACGACGGCATGGTTGTTGTCCCCTGCTCCTCAAACACGATGGGCTGTATCGCGACAGGCATGGCGCAGAACCTGGTCCACCGTGCTGCGCATGTGACGCTAAAGGAGCGCCGAAAGCTCGTGCTTGTTCACCGCGAGATGCCGCTTTCGCTGGTCGACATCCGCAACATGCAGCAAGTGACTGAGGCGGGGGCGGTTGTATGCCCGGCCCAGCCCGGCTTCTACATGATGCCAAAGACGATCGACGACCTCGTTGACTTCGTCGTCGCGCGGGTGCTGGACTTGGTTGGCGTCGAGCACGATCTGGATGTGCGCTGGGGCGAAGCGGCGGCGACGGAGCGGGCGGATTGA
- a CDS encoding ECF-type sigma factor has product MASMGPDDAPQSEGPADDKPSAGLNAQSGFTAQGEAGDEQGGGTPTLFGVVYDQLRGLAQNRMRHERVGQTLQPTALVHEVYLRLMKDPEVAWANPRHFFAAAAESMRRILIEKAREKGALKRGGDRGRVSMDDLDLAADVPSDTVFALDEALDELKKQDPRMHEVVMLRYFAGLSVEETAAAMEVSPRTVKREWSVARGWLIQRIGE; this is encoded by the coding sequence ATGGCATCTATGGGCCCAGACGACGCCCCCCAATCCGAAGGCCCAGCCGACGACAAGCCCTCAGCGGGTCTCAATGCCCAGAGCGGTTTCACGGCTCAAGGCGAAGCCGGCGACGAGCAAGGTGGCGGCACCCCAACGCTGTTCGGCGTGGTCTACGACCAGCTACGCGGACTCGCACAAAACCGTATGCGACACGAGCGTGTGGGTCAGACTCTCCAGCCCACAGCCTTGGTCCACGAGGTGTACCTTCGGCTCATGAAGGACCCTGAGGTCGCCTGGGCCAACCCGCGGCACTTCTTCGCTGCCGCCGCCGAGTCTATGCGGCGGATCCTCATCGAAAAAGCACGTGAAAAGGGGGCTTTGAAGCGCGGCGGGGACCGCGGCCGGGTCTCGATGGACGACCTGGACCTCGCGGCCGATGTGCCCTCCGACACGGTCTTCGCCTTGGATGAAGCGCTGGACGAACTCAAGAAACAGGACCCCCGGATGCATGAGGTCGTCATGCTCCGCTACTTCGCCGGGCTCTCGGTCGAGGAGACGGCCGCGGCGATGGAGGTCTCGCCCCGGACCGTCAAAAGAGAATGGTCGGTGGCCCGCGGCTGGCTCATTCAACGCATAGGGGAGTAG
- the aroF gene encoding 3-deoxy-7-phosphoheptulonate synthase, producing the protein MIIVMQADATDEQVQGVSDLITEMGLTPQPIQGSDLVVVAVIGDDRLKDGSKLETAPGVDRVMRVMSPYKMAAKEATGGERTQVRVGKGDGCVFGGTQVPVISGPCSVEGEAEILYAAEQVKSAGAHALRGGAFKPRTNPYAFQGHGEDGLKMLANARAATGLPIVTEVITPGDVDLVAEYADMLQIGTRNAQNFKLLEACGKAGKPILYKRGMSMNIDEYLQAADYILAAGNADLVLCERGIRTFENHSRNTLSLSVVPEIKRRSHLPIVIDPSHGTGHAYLVPDMARAAIAAGCDGLAIESHPDPKHAFTDGAQSVTPEVLAELMRSLARVAEAVDRTCLPLAKVV; encoded by the coding sequence ATGATTATCGTGATGCAAGCCGACGCCACCGACGAACAGGTCCAGGGCGTCTCCGACCTGATTACCGAGATGGGGCTCACCCCCCAGCCGATCCAGGGCAGCGACCTCGTCGTCGTCGCGGTCATCGGCGACGACCGGCTCAAGGACGGCTCGAAGCTCGAGACCGCGCCGGGCGTCGACCGCGTCATGCGCGTGATGTCGCCTTACAAAATGGCGGCCAAGGAGGCCACCGGCGGCGAGCGCACGCAGGTCCGCGTCGGAAAAGGCGACGGCTGTGTGTTCGGCGGGACCCAGGTGCCGGTCATCAGCGGGCCCTGCAGCGTCGAAGGCGAGGCGGAGATCCTTTACGCCGCCGAGCAGGTGAAGTCGGCAGGGGCACACGCGCTACGGGGCGGGGCGTTTAAGCCGCGCACCAACCCCTATGCGTTCCAGGGCCACGGCGAGGACGGGCTCAAGATGCTCGCCAATGCACGCGCCGCGACCGGGCTCCCGATCGTCACCGAGGTCATCACGCCCGGCGACGTCGACCTCGTCGCCGAGTACGCCGACATGCTCCAGATCGGCACCCGCAACGCGCAGAACTTCAAGCTGCTCGAGGCCTGCGGCAAGGCGGGTAAGCCGATCCTGTACAAGCGTGGGATGTCGATGAACATCGACGAGTACCTCCAGGCGGCCGACTATATCCTCGCAGCGGGCAACGCGGACCTCGTGTTGTGCGAGCGCGGCATCCGTACGTTCGAGAACCACTCGCGCAACACGCTGTCGCTCTCGGTCGTGCCGGAGATCAAGCGGCGCAGCCACCTGCCGATCGTCATCGACCCCAGCCATGGCACGGGCCACGCCTACCTCGTGCCCGACATGGCCCGCGCCGCGATCGCCGCGGGCTGCGACGGTCTCGCGATCGAAAGCCACCCCGACCCCAAGCATGCATTCACCGACGGTGCGCAGTCGGTGACGCCCGAGGTGCTGGCAGAACTCATGCGTTCGCTCGCACGCGTCGCCGAGGCGGTGGATCGGACGTGCCTGCCGTTGGCAAAAGTTGTCTAA